In one window of Corallococcus macrosporus DNA:
- a CDS encoding polysaccharide deacetylase family protein, translated as MAAYRRSQSGGRRILIVSYHRVVSDFTGELQRSIPGLLISQETFRRHLEEAHASGFELASLGDAVDVMAGQRTAKKDLFVVTFDDGYRDVYRYAYPVLKQMGVPAITYLPTAFINTDKRFNHDRLFHLLRCVQERKFRPDYDTMPTPSVQLLGPILTGRKTVSAALDDFIGEHPTRVLTGIIDSLEQQLGGGADLVPEQGDVMNWDEVRQMARDGFEFGAHTLGHTVLTLEPTEVVEKEIVESKETIEREVGVQVKDFAYCNGWYSDEMIRVLKKHGFRSGVTTEDLPNRVGGDPFALKRKVMWENFSLGMMGDYSSTLTVCQFDDCFGVLGINHPVLGHRPHLLVQTSGTANVLVQEAAAAEAALAKATPVDVVDVTTPVIVTEPRVAQGTAGAQVVVAPNVALAPEAAQPEELQ; from the coding sequence ATGGCGGCTTACCGCCGCTCGCAGTCGGGAGGACGGCGCATCCTCATCGTGAGCTACCACCGCGTGGTGAGCGACTTCACGGGGGAGCTGCAGCGCTCCATCCCGGGCCTGCTCATCTCCCAGGAGACGTTCCGCCGTCACCTGGAAGAGGCGCACGCGTCGGGCTTCGAGCTGGCGAGCCTGGGGGATGCGGTGGACGTGATGGCGGGACAGCGCACCGCGAAGAAGGACCTGTTCGTGGTGACGTTCGACGACGGCTACCGCGACGTGTACCGGTACGCATACCCGGTGCTCAAGCAGATGGGCGTGCCGGCCATCACCTACCTGCCCACGGCGTTCATCAACACGGACAAGCGCTTCAACCACGACCGGCTGTTCCACCTGCTGCGCTGCGTGCAGGAGCGGAAGTTCCGGCCGGACTACGACACCATGCCCACGCCGTCGGTGCAGTTGCTGGGGCCCATCCTCACCGGGCGCAAGACGGTGTCCGCGGCGCTGGACGACTTCATCGGCGAGCACCCGACGCGCGTGCTCACGGGCATCATCGACTCGCTGGAGCAGCAGTTGGGCGGCGGCGCGGACCTGGTGCCGGAGCAGGGCGACGTCATGAACTGGGACGAGGTGCGCCAGATGGCGCGCGACGGCTTCGAGTTCGGCGCGCACACGCTGGGCCACACGGTGCTGACGCTGGAGCCCACGGAGGTGGTGGAAAAGGAGATCGTCGAGTCCAAGGAGACCATCGAGCGCGAGGTCGGCGTCCAGGTGAAGGACTTCGCGTACTGCAATGGCTGGTACTCGGATGAGATGATCCGCGTGCTCAAGAAGCACGGCTTCCGCTCCGGCGTCACCACGGAGGACCTGCCCAACCGCGTGGGCGGCGACCCGTTCGCCCTCAAGCGCAAGGTGATGTGGGAGAACTTCAGCCTGGGGATGATGGGGGACTACTCCTCCACCCTCACGGTGTGCCAGTTCGACGACTGCTTCGGCGTGCTGGGCATCAACCACCCGGTGCTGGGCCACCGGCCGCACCTGCTGGTCCAGACGAGCGGCACGGCCAACGTGCTGGTGCAGGAAGCGGCCGCCGCGGAGGCCGCGCTCGCCAAGGCCACGCCGGTGGACGTCGTGGACGTGACAACGCCGGTGATCGTGACGGAGCCCCGGGTTGCGCAGGGCACGGCGGGTGCGCAGGTCGTGGTGGCGCCGAACGTGGCCCTTGCCCCGGAGGCGGCGCAGCCGGAGGAGCTCCAGTGA
- a CDS encoding tetratricopeptide repeat protein, producing the protein MQPEPTNWLPGIIVLSVAFVLAAAWLLYMKMKTGSALPDTSPKADGTVDDLAQRAQSLIEQLRTLEAEKHHFTAEHYTAEKARLEKEAAAALRAKDEHQKRQAAGEKAPARNVPAPTGWASRNPQLVGAMWGAGVVVFFGGLGYLLVSEQKPREEGQMGTGATPPGMAQQQQAEMPEPNDELEQARQRLASNPGDVEAASMLSHELIRQQQFEEALKVTLKGLAVDPFNVELRVHRGVLRAASQGDLQGAEAELTELVDTWPDAQEALIFLGSLSLRRGDKAGALAHFERFTVEVPKNMQPPQLAPAVAQLRAEVAQQ; encoded by the coding sequence ATGCAGCCCGAGCCCACCAACTGGTTGCCCGGAATCATCGTCCTGTCGGTCGCCTTCGTGCTGGCGGCCGCGTGGCTCCTCTACATGAAGATGAAGACGGGGAGCGCGCTGCCGGACACGTCGCCGAAGGCGGACGGCACGGTGGATGACCTGGCGCAGCGGGCGCAGTCGCTCATCGAGCAGCTGCGCACGCTGGAGGCGGAGAAGCACCACTTCACCGCGGAGCACTACACGGCGGAGAAGGCGCGGCTGGAGAAGGAAGCGGCCGCGGCGCTGCGCGCGAAGGACGAGCACCAGAAGCGGCAGGCGGCGGGAGAGAAGGCGCCCGCGCGCAACGTGCCGGCGCCCACGGGCTGGGCGTCGCGCAACCCGCAGCTGGTGGGCGCGATGTGGGGCGCGGGCGTGGTCGTCTTCTTCGGCGGGCTGGGCTACCTGCTGGTGTCCGAGCAGAAGCCGCGCGAGGAGGGCCAGATGGGCACGGGCGCGACGCCGCCGGGCATGGCTCAGCAGCAGCAGGCGGAGATGCCCGAGCCGAACGACGAGCTGGAGCAGGCGCGTCAGCGGCTGGCGTCGAACCCGGGCGACGTGGAGGCCGCGTCGATGCTGAGCCACGAGCTCATCCGTCAGCAGCAGTTCGAGGAAGCGCTGAAGGTGACGCTGAAGGGCCTGGCCGTGGATCCGTTCAACGTGGAGCTGCGGGTGCACCGGGGCGTGCTGCGCGCGGCGTCGCAGGGCGACCTGCAGGGCGCGGAAGCGGAGCTGACGGAGCTGGTGGACACGTGGCCGGACGCGCAGGAGGCGCTCATCTTCCTGGGCAGCCTGTCGCTGCGCCGGGGCGACAAGGCGGGAGCGCTGGCGCATTTCGAACGCTTCACCGTGGAAGTGCCCAAGAACATGCAGCCCCCGCAGCTGGCCCCCGCCGTCGCCCAGCTGCGCGCGGAGGTCGCGCAGCAGTAG
- the ccmA gene encoding heme ABC exporter ATP-binding protein CcmA, producing MPPLPSGSAPALALHDVSKRYGRRWALARLTYALPAGRSLLLTGHNGSGKTTLLRLVATALGPTAGRVEVLGRDAVQDREAVRRDVALLSHASFLYEDLTAQQNLMVLGRLLGVDAPQDVADALLNKVGLTRRTDSPVRGFSAGMRKRLAIARLLMKAPALALLDEPFGELDPAGIQDMEGVIAELKAGGTTVVLATHLIEQGLSLCEERLHLQDGRAVAA from the coding sequence ATGCCCCCTCTCCCCTCTGGATCAGCCCCCGCGCTCGCCCTCCATGACGTGAGCAAGCGCTATGGGCGCAGGTGGGCGCTGGCGCGGCTCACCTACGCGCTGCCCGCCGGCCGTTCGCTGCTGCTCACCGGCCACAACGGCTCCGGGAAGACGACGCTCCTGCGCCTCGTGGCCACCGCGCTCGGGCCCACCGCGGGCCGGGTGGAGGTGCTGGGCCGGGACGCCGTCCAGGATCGCGAGGCGGTGCGCCGCGACGTGGCGCTGCTGTCCCACGCCAGCTTCCTCTACGAGGACCTCACCGCGCAGCAGAACCTGATGGTGCTGGGGCGCCTCTTGGGCGTGGACGCGCCCCAGGACGTCGCGGACGCGCTGCTCAACAAGGTGGGCCTCACCCGCCGCACGGACAGCCCGGTGCGCGGCTTCAGCGCGGGCATGCGCAAGCGCCTGGCCATCGCGCGGCTCCTGATGAAGGCCCCGGCACTGGCGCTCCTGGACGAGCCCTTCGGCGAGCTGGACCCCGCGGGCATCCAGGACATGGAGGGCGTCATCGCGGAGCTCAAGGCGGGCGGCACCACCGTGGTGCTGGCCACGCACCTCATCGAACAGGGGCTGAGCCTGTGCGAGGAGCGGCTGCACCTGCAGGACGGCCGGGCGGTGGCGGCATGA
- a CDS encoding TlpA family protein disulfide reductase: MKRWRLPLVFAAVGAALLFVLFQGFGRDPHEVPFMLKGAPAPDFTLKPLDGGDVVKLADLKGRPVVINFWASWCGPCKYEHPVLEWGAREMGAQALFMGVVFEDTEPNARDFLRRMGASFPQLMDERSRMAVDYGVAGVPETYFIDAQGIIRGKHVGPISPQILAARVKELTQPATAPTAEAARQP, from the coding sequence ATGAAGCGCTGGCGGCTTCCCCTGGTGTTCGCCGCCGTCGGGGCGGCGCTGCTCTTCGTCCTGTTCCAGGGCTTCGGGCGCGACCCGCACGAGGTGCCCTTCATGTTGAAGGGCGCGCCCGCGCCGGACTTCACGCTCAAGCCGCTGGACGGCGGCGACGTGGTGAAGCTCGCGGACCTCAAGGGCCGCCCGGTGGTCATCAACTTCTGGGCGTCGTGGTGCGGGCCCTGCAAGTACGAGCACCCGGTGCTCGAGTGGGGCGCGCGGGAGATGGGCGCCCAGGCCCTGTTCATGGGCGTCGTCTTCGAGGACACGGAGCCCAACGCGCGCGACTTCCTGCGCCGCATGGGGGCCAGCTTCCCGCAGCTGATGGACGAGCGCTCGCGCATGGCGGTGGACTACGGCGTCGCGGGCGTGCCGGAGACGTACTTCATCGACGCGCAGGGCATCATCCGTGGCAAGCACGTGGGCCCCATCAGCCCGCAGATCCTGGCGGCCCGGGTGAAGGAGCTGACCCAGCCGGCCACCGCCCCCACCGCGGAAGCCGCTCGCCAGCCCTGA
- the ccsA gene encoding cytochrome c biogenesis protein CcsA, giving the protein MNKFVKFGLPALTLALLGAGWWLGLAWAPPDREMGEVQRIMYVHVPLQWMAMMAMFINFVAAVTYLMRQSWKTDAMAEASAEVGLLFGTLGMITGSIWGRPTWGVYWSWDPRLTSEAILLVSYTGYLVLRRFVEDPEKRAVWSAVVAIIGAINLPIVWFSVRWWRSLHQVQSSPKTVDPQMVLPLRVSAFGMLALLIVFLVHRYRIALAERKAEVALPEALPTDDPALRASHSSKVA; this is encoded by the coding sequence ATGAACAAGTTCGTCAAGTTTGGCCTGCCGGCGCTGACGCTGGCACTGCTGGGCGCGGGCTGGTGGCTGGGCCTTGCGTGGGCGCCGCCCGACCGTGAGATGGGCGAGGTGCAGCGCATCATGTACGTCCACGTGCCGCTCCAGTGGATGGCCATGATGGCCATGTTCATCAACTTCGTGGCCGCGGTGACGTACCTCATGCGTCAGTCGTGGAAGACGGACGCCATGGCGGAGGCCTCGGCCGAAGTCGGCCTGCTCTTCGGCACGCTGGGGATGATCACCGGCTCCATCTGGGGCCGTCCCACGTGGGGCGTGTACTGGTCCTGGGACCCGCGCCTGACGTCGGAGGCCATCCTGCTGGTGTCCTACACGGGCTACCTGGTGCTGCGGCGCTTCGTCGAAGACCCGGAGAAGCGCGCGGTGTGGAGCGCGGTGGTGGCCATCATCGGGGCCATCAACCTGCCCATCGTGTGGTTCTCCGTGCGCTGGTGGCGCAGCCTCCACCAGGTGCAGTCCAGCCCCAAGACGGTGGACCCGCAGATGGTGCTGCCCCTGCGCGTGTCGGCGTTCGGCATGCTGGCGCTGCTCATCGTCTTCCTGGTGCACCGCTACCGCATCGCGCTCGCGGAGCGGAAGGCGGAGGTGGCGCTGCCGGAGGCGCTGCCCACGGATGACCCCGCGCTGCGCGCGTCCCATTCCTCGAAGGTGGCCTGA
- a CDS encoding oligosaccharide flippase family protein codes for MSASPKPASAPSFLGRAGPLVLARLFTAGLTLSIPLVLARVLRLDEYGTYYQLFLIATTLSYVLPFGVAQSLYYFLPRAEQKRPYLGHALLFVTGAGIVAAGLVWAFLGHVAAYFNNPALMEHRAALALYTAFFLGSYPLEISLTSQGKTKASAVVYLASDAVRSGVMVLPPLLGFSLHGMMIAVACFAGLRYVATWVVSLRGSTGPLVDWKLFKEQLVYAAPFGAAMCLAIPQQNAHMYAVAGVVAPAVYALYRVGCFQLPVVDLLYTPTSEVLMVRLGELEREGRLEEGVEAFREAAGKLAYVFLPFAAFLFAAAPEFVGAMFGQKFLPAVPIFRVSVLGVVLSILPMDGTLRARGQTRAIFNSYLVKAVVTVPLLWVGVKYFGMMGGIASWALAEVVGKGMLLMRVPQALSTPERKLGLKDVIPWRELGQASLAAFAAGGSIFLLRSGVHDTWMNLPTGFLWRVLPLAVAGLLFVVGYVVGLYAQGVRPLSALQSLRPRRAV; via the coding sequence GTGAGTGCGTCACCCAAGCCGGCCTCGGCCCCGTCGTTCCTGGGGCGGGCCGGCCCGTTGGTGTTGGCCCGGTTGTTCACCGCCGGGCTGACGCTGTCCATTCCGCTCGTGCTGGCCCGGGTGCTGCGCCTGGACGAGTACGGCACCTACTACCAGCTGTTCCTCATCGCCACGACGCTGTCGTACGTGCTGCCGTTCGGCGTGGCGCAGAGCCTCTACTACTTCCTGCCCCGGGCGGAGCAGAAGCGGCCGTACCTGGGCCACGCGCTGCTCTTCGTCACGGGCGCGGGCATCGTGGCGGCGGGGCTGGTGTGGGCGTTCCTGGGGCACGTGGCGGCCTACTTCAACAACCCCGCGCTGATGGAGCACCGCGCGGCGCTGGCGCTCTACACGGCGTTCTTCCTGGGCAGCTACCCGCTGGAGATTTCGCTCACCAGCCAGGGCAAGACGAAGGCGTCTGCGGTGGTGTACCTGGCGTCGGACGCGGTGCGCTCGGGCGTGATGGTGCTGCCGCCGCTCCTGGGCTTCTCCCTGCACGGGATGATGATCGCGGTGGCCTGCTTCGCGGGGCTTCGCTACGTGGCCACGTGGGTGGTGTCGCTGCGCGGGTCCACGGGTCCGCTGGTGGACTGGAAGCTGTTCAAGGAGCAACTGGTGTACGCGGCGCCGTTCGGTGCCGCGATGTGCCTGGCCATCCCCCAGCAGAACGCGCACATGTACGCGGTGGCGGGCGTGGTGGCCCCCGCGGTGTACGCGCTCTACCGGGTGGGCTGCTTCCAGCTTCCGGTGGTGGACCTGCTCTACACGCCCACCAGCGAGGTGCTGATGGTGCGCCTGGGTGAGCTGGAGCGCGAGGGCCGGCTGGAGGAGGGCGTGGAGGCCTTCCGGGAAGCGGCCGGCAAGCTGGCGTACGTGTTCCTGCCCTTCGCGGCGTTCCTCTTCGCGGCGGCGCCGGAGTTCGTGGGGGCCATGTTCGGCCAGAAGTTCCTGCCGGCGGTCCCCATCTTCCGGGTGAGCGTGCTGGGCGTGGTGCTGTCCATCCTGCCCATGGATGGAACGCTCCGGGCCCGGGGCCAGACGCGGGCCATCTTCAACTCGTACCTGGTGAAGGCGGTGGTGACGGTGCCGCTGCTCTGGGTCGGCGTGAAGTACTTCGGGATGATGGGCGGCATCGCATCCTGGGCCCTGGCGGAAGTCGTGGGCAAGGGGATGCTGCTCATGCGCGTGCCCCAGGCGCTGTCCACGCCGGAGCGCAAGCTGGGCTTGAAGGACGTCATCCCGTGGCGGGAGCTGGGGCAGGCGTCGCTGGCGGCGTTCGCGGCGGGCGGGAGCATCTTCCTGCTGCGCTCGGGCGTGCACGACACGTGGATGAACCTGCCCACGGGCTTCCTGTGGCGGGTGCTGCCGCTGGCGGTGGCGGGGCTGCTGTTCGTCGTGGGGTACGTGGTGGGCCTGTATGCGCAGGGCGTTCGCCCCTTGAGCGCGCTGCAGTCGCTGCGTCCCCGGCGGGCGGTCTGA
- a CDS encoding cytochrome c-type biogenesis protein — protein MNAVLVSLTLALSLATGQFAPQQAASDPLAPAQEARVQVLAKKLRCAVCQGLSVADSPSSMARAQLDKVRELVSDGKTDTEIVDYFVARYGEWVLLEPRAEGFNWFVWLGPVALVLGGLFVIMKQRQPLPEGAASAEAAPVPSPSTPAPSTDDADPYLQAVRRELER, from the coding sequence ATGAATGCCGTCCTCGTTTCGTTGACCCTCGCCCTGAGCCTTGCCACGGGGCAGTTCGCGCCGCAGCAGGCCGCGAGTGATCCGCTCGCGCCGGCCCAGGAGGCGCGGGTGCAGGTGCTGGCGAAGAAGCTGCGCTGCGCGGTGTGCCAGGGCCTGTCGGTGGCGGACAGCCCGTCCTCCATGGCGCGCGCGCAGCTGGACAAGGTGCGCGAGCTGGTCTCCGACGGAAAGACGGACACGGAGATCGTCGACTACTTCGTGGCGCGCTACGGCGAGTGGGTGTTGCTGGAGCCGCGCGCGGAGGGCTTCAACTGGTTCGTGTGGCTGGGGCCGGTGGCGCTGGTGCTGGGCGGCCTCTTCGTCATCATGAAACAGCGTCAGCCCCTGCCCGAGGGCGCCGCGTCAGCGGAAGCCGCGCCGGTCCCCTCCCCTTCCACTCCCGCGCCGTCCACGGACGACGCGGACCCCTACCTCCAGGCCGTGCGCCGGGAGCTGGAGCGCTAA
- a CDS encoding zinc ribbon domain-containing protein, producing MQCPECGESAADVRLMYCENCGAKMPARPAPPPRASSAKSQRPSRPMSEPAYAAEILDEEEDARQQGRAGSAPPRGAREQPPPDAYEDEDPYTGPRWLKDVPGHSQSVVGVGLVTFSLVLSILPFFPSVGVLGTLLTLVGSVALVARELRRDGNAPGWVDHVPLVLLRPEVPAGFTLLLLALTVRLLSGFNLLLPLWAAGTLLIAVEQYRLVIAEPDGVGRDFDARSLLGFPRVLALAGVAVCVVALFLPWGKVMADGSSLPDNAPVPGSVRGAPPELRVLPTTRPSDDSLYSQGGGVMSRSGWDLPLSELPLLVLLSVLVLAALRPDVERPAWLRWVPVGAVSVSLLWALAGVKLAVGPFAFLAGLGAVGFHAVRHALGRDEPQGLLPPEDDPYDPEQDLETETEAEPGGYRG from the coding sequence ATGCAGTGCCCCGAGTGCGGTGAGAGCGCGGCGGACGTCCGCTTGATGTACTGCGAGAACTGCGGCGCGAAGATGCCCGCCCGCCCCGCCCCGCCGCCGCGTGCCAGCAGCGCGAAGAGCCAGCGCCCGAGCCGCCCCATGTCGGAGCCGGCGTACGCGGCGGAGATCCTGGATGAAGAGGAGGACGCCCGGCAGCAGGGCCGCGCCGGCTCCGCCCCTCCACGCGGCGCCAGGGAACAGCCTCCGCCGGACGCGTACGAGGACGAGGACCCCTACACGGGCCCGCGCTGGCTGAAGGACGTGCCGGGGCACTCGCAGAGCGTGGTGGGTGTGGGGCTGGTGACGTTCTCGCTGGTGCTGTCCATCCTCCCCTTCTTCCCCAGCGTGGGCGTGCTGGGGACGCTGCTGACGCTCGTGGGGAGCGTGGCGCTGGTCGCGCGCGAACTGCGCCGCGACGGCAACGCGCCGGGCTGGGTGGACCACGTGCCGCTGGTGCTGCTGCGGCCGGAGGTCCCCGCTGGCTTCACGCTGCTGCTGCTGGCCCTCACGGTGCGGCTCTTGTCGGGCTTCAACCTGCTCCTGCCCCTGTGGGCGGCGGGCACGCTGCTCATCGCCGTGGAGCAGTACCGGCTGGTCATCGCGGAGCCGGACGGCGTGGGCCGCGACTTCGATGCGCGCTCGCTGCTGGGCTTTCCCCGGGTGCTGGCGCTGGCAGGCGTGGCGGTGTGCGTGGTGGCGCTGTTCCTTCCCTGGGGGAAGGTGATGGCGGACGGGTCGTCCCTGCCGGACAACGCGCCGGTGCCGGGCAGCGTGCGCGGCGCGCCGCCGGAGCTGCGCGTGCTGCCCACGACGCGTCCCTCGGATGACTCGCTCTACAGCCAGGGAGGCGGCGTCATGTCGCGCTCGGGCTGGGACCTCCCGCTGTCGGAGCTGCCGCTGCTGGTGCTCCTGTCGGTGCTCGTGCTCGCGGCGCTGCGGCCGGACGTGGAGCGCCCGGCCTGGCTGCGGTGGGTGCCGGTGGGCGCGGTGAGCGTGAGCCTCCTCTGGGCGCTCGCGGGGGTGAAGCTCGCGGTGGGGCCGTTCGCGTTCCTCGCCGGCCTGGGGGCCGTGGGCTTCCATGCGGTGCGCCACGCGCTGGGCCGCGACGAGCCGCAGGGCTTGCTCCCTCCGGAGGACGACCCCTACGACCCGGAGCAGGACCTGGAGACCGAGACCGAAGCCGAGCCCGGCGGGTACCGGGGCTGA
- a CDS encoding cytochrome c-type biogenesis CcmF C-terminal domain-containing protein translates to MNGMLGYGLVLAGLAFAAFGAILGLVGGLRRTDASYPWVLRAVWGFAACMIGSNLVMVEALISHDFSVKYVAQVGSRATPLIYTIVSLWSALEGSILFWGLIMGVYLAAFAWVHRKEHARYMQLALGTMLAVGVFFAFLIAGPANPWGAVSPVPADGPGPNPLLQNHFLMIIHPPMLYAGYVGMTVPFGVAVAGLLRGEIGEAWMAPLRRWTLIAWMFLTLGIVLGSWWAYAVLGWGGYWAWDPVENASFLPWLTATAFMHSTMVQERKRMLKLWTLSLALASFVLTILGTFMTRSGIFNSVHSFTQSDIGPTFLVFIAILLVVCIGLLATRGHLLAPEGRLTSMMSREASILVNNLVFVAITFTVLLGTLYPLVSEAVRGIRVSVGEPYFNKMAVPGGIAVLFLMGVGPVLPWGTPDKAALRRQFLIPAAVGVVVTIACYAAGLRGVYPLLTFGLGGFVTVITLRELVVPVRVRMTERKEGFVTALATATSKARRRFGGYVVHLGIVLIIVAVAASSAYVKHTSGTLKKDGTLMLDGYQLKYLGLSSGEEPHRTYVAARLEVTAPNGKVSELRPRMNYYERSTDPVGTPAVRESPKEDLYISLMAFSETTGTASFNVWVFPLVGWIWYSLPLLLLGTLIAVWPSRRAAVLRTDAAPVGAAPPLPGTDAERGAA, encoded by the coding sequence GTGAACGGAATGCTGGGCTATGGGCTGGTCCTCGCGGGCCTGGCCTTCGCCGCCTTCGGCGCCATCCTGGGGCTGGTGGGCGGCCTGCGCCGCACGGACGCCAGCTACCCCTGGGTGCTGCGCGCGGTGTGGGGCTTCGCCGCGTGCATGATTGGCAGCAACCTGGTGATGGTGGAAGCGCTCATCAGCCACGACTTCAGCGTGAAGTACGTGGCCCAGGTGGGCAGCCGCGCCACGCCGCTCATCTACACCATCGTGTCGCTGTGGAGCGCGCTGGAAGGCTCCATCCTCTTCTGGGGCCTCATCATGGGCGTGTACCTGGCGGCGTTCGCCTGGGTGCACCGCAAGGAGCACGCGCGCTACATGCAGCTGGCGCTGGGCACCATGCTGGCCGTGGGCGTCTTCTTCGCCTTCCTCATCGCGGGCCCGGCCAACCCCTGGGGCGCAGTGTCGCCGGTGCCGGCGGACGGGCCGGGGCCCAACCCGCTGCTGCAGAACCACTTCCTGATGATCATCCACCCGCCCATGCTCTACGCGGGCTACGTGGGCATGACGGTGCCGTTCGGCGTCGCCGTGGCGGGCCTGCTGCGCGGGGAGATTGGCGAGGCGTGGATGGCGCCCCTGCGGCGCTGGACGCTCATCGCGTGGATGTTCCTCACGCTGGGCATCGTGCTGGGCTCCTGGTGGGCGTATGCCGTCTTGGGCTGGGGCGGCTACTGGGCGTGGGACCCGGTGGAGAACGCGTCGTTCCTGCCGTGGCTGACCGCGACGGCGTTCATGCACTCCACCATGGTGCAGGAGCGCAAGCGGATGCTGAAGCTGTGGACGCTGAGCCTCGCGCTGGCGTCGTTCGTGCTCACCATCCTGGGCACGTTCATGACCCGCTCTGGCATCTTCAACTCGGTGCACTCGTTCACCCAGTCGGACATCGGGCCCACGTTCCTCGTGTTCATCGCCATCCTGCTGGTGGTGTGCATTGGCCTGCTGGCCACGCGCGGCCACCTGCTGGCGCCCGAGGGTCGGCTCACGTCGATGATGTCGCGCGAGGCGAGCATCCTGGTGAACAACCTGGTGTTCGTGGCCATCACCTTCACGGTGCTCCTGGGCACGCTCTACCCGCTGGTGTCGGAGGCCGTGCGCGGCATCCGCGTGAGCGTGGGCGAGCCGTACTTCAACAAGATGGCGGTGCCGGGCGGCATCGCGGTGCTCTTCCTCATGGGCGTGGGCCCGGTGCTGCCCTGGGGCACGCCGGACAAGGCCGCGCTGCGCCGGCAGTTCCTCATCCCCGCGGCGGTGGGCGTCGTCGTCACCATCGCCTGCTACGCGGCGGGGCTGCGCGGCGTGTACCCACTGCTCACGTTCGGCCTGGGCGGCTTCGTCACCGTCATCACGCTGCGCGAGCTGGTGGTGCCGGTGCGCGTGCGCATGACGGAGCGCAAGGAGGGCTTCGTCACGGCGCTGGCCACCGCGACGAGCAAGGCGCGCCGCCGCTTCGGTGGCTACGTGGTGCACCTGGGCATCGTGCTCATCATCGTCGCCGTGGCGGCCTCCAGCGCGTACGTGAAGCACACGTCCGGCACGCTGAAGAAGGACGGCACCCTGATGCTGGACGGCTACCAGCTGAAGTACCTGGGCCTGTCCAGCGGTGAGGAGCCGCACCGCACCTACGTCGCCGCGCGCCTGGAGGTGACGGCGCCCAACGGCAAGGTGTCGGAGCTGCGCCCGCGCATGAACTACTACGAGCGCAGCACGGACCCCGTGGGCACGCCCGCGGTGCGTGAGTCGCCGAAGGAGGACCTGTACATCTCGCTGATGGCCTTCAGCGAGACGACGGGCACGGCGAGCTTCAACGTCTGGGTGTTCCCGCTGGTGGGATGGATCTGGTACAGCCTGCCGCTGCTGCTCCTGGGCACGCTCATCGCCGTGTGGCCTTCGCGCCGGGCGGCGGTGCTGCGCACGGACGCGGCGCCGGTGGGCGCGGCGCCTCCCCTGCCGGGTACGGACGCCGAGCGGGGTGCGGCATGA
- a CDS encoding cytochrome c maturation protein CcmE encodes MTPVNRNRLIALGALLFAGAGLGFIAFGNIGDNLVYYWSPSELLSNGDKAYTATIRLGGVVQPGSIQWNEGHTTLDFRVADGPDANAKSVHVRSLETPPQMFREKIGVVVEGTYDKSGVFTSNRLMVNHSNEYRAPKEGEEPRKWQETLAEGATTATVTPPGAP; translated from the coding sequence ATGACGCCCGTCAACCGCAACCGTCTCATCGCGCTGGGAGCCCTGCTCTTCGCCGGCGCTGGCCTTGGCTTCATCGCCTTCGGCAACATCGGGGACAACCTCGTCTATTACTGGAGCCCGTCGGAGCTGCTCTCCAACGGCGACAAGGCCTACACGGCCACCATCCGCCTGGGCGGCGTGGTGCAGCCGGGCAGCATCCAGTGGAACGAGGGCCACACCACGCTGGACTTCCGCGTGGCGGACGGCCCGGACGCGAACGCCAAGAGCGTGCACGTGCGCTCGCTGGAGACGCCCCCGCAGATGTTCCGCGAGAAGATCGGCGTCGTGGTGGAGGGCACCTACGACAAGTCCGGCGTCTTCACGTCCAACCGGCTGATGGTGAACCACTCCAACGAGTACCGCGCTCCGAAGGAAGGCGAGGAGCCGCGCAAGTGGCAGGAGACGCTGGCGGAAGGTGCCACCACCGCCACCGTGACGCCGCCGGGGGCGCCGTGA
- a CDS encoding heme exporter protein CcmB, protein MKAPNPRRAPGLFATTLVLLRKDLLIEWRTRARLNALVFFAMATLLLFSFALGPDTKLLERNAGGYLWLAILFASVLCLGESFRVETENACLDGVRLAPADARAIFLSKALGNALLLLALSAVLVPVMVALYGVRIVTGVGDLAGILVLGSLALSAPGTVYAAISSNARARDVLLPLLLFPLVIPALLSAAKGTTLVLQGDPMQQLGSWQGLLLGFNLIYWGVGFVLFPRVIED, encoded by the coding sequence ATGAAGGCCCCGAACCCGCGGCGCGCTCCCGGCCTCTTCGCGACGACGCTCGTCCTGCTGCGCAAGGACCTGCTCATCGAATGGCGCACCCGCGCGCGGCTCAACGCGCTGGTGTTCTTCGCCATGGCCACCCTGCTGCTCTTCTCCTTCGCGCTGGGCCCGGACACGAAGCTCCTGGAGCGCAACGCGGGCGGCTACCTGTGGCTGGCCATCCTCTTCGCCAGCGTCCTGTGCCTGGGCGAGTCCTTCCGCGTGGAGACGGAGAACGCCTGCCTGGACGGCGTGCGGCTGGCCCCCGCGGACGCGCGCGCCATCTTCCTGTCCAAGGCGCTGGGCAACGCCCTGCTGCTGCTGGCGCTGTCGGCGGTGCTGGTGCCCGTGATGGTGGCCCTGTACGGGGTGCGCATCGTCACCGGGGTCGGTGACCTGGCGGGCATCCTGGTCCTGGGCAGCCTGGCGCTGAGCGCCCCGGGGACCGTCTACGCGGCCATCTCCAGCAATGCCCGGGCCCGGGATGTTCTCTTGCCTCTGCTATTGTTCCCGCTCGTCATCCCGGCCCTCCTGTCCGCTGCCAAGGGGACCACGCTCGTGCTCCAGGGTGACCCGATGCAGCAGCTGGGCTCATGGCAGGGGCTGCTGCTGGGGTTCAATCTGATTTACTGGGGCGTGGGCTTCGTGCTGTTTCCCCGGGTCATCGAGGACTGA